One window of the Granulicella arctica genome contains the following:
- a CDS encoding glycoside hydrolase family 30 protein — translation MRPIIPRGFLLCLICLLPVAAHAERRQSVTEWLTTADRSSLVAKQPDSLVLLKHGRDKPADIMIDDNDRSQTIDGFGFALTGGSAQLLMKMSPTQRHALLVELFGHDPKSIDVSYLRVSIGASDMNDHVFTYDDMPPGQRDPELKQFSVKQDEADVIPVLQEILTISPKIKILASPWTAPSWMKTVEAAKGGALRPEFYPVYAQYFVLYLEAMQRHGIRIDAITTQNEPLNPKNTPSMVMQPEEQATFIKTLGPALAKNNLQTKIILYDHNCDRPDYPLAILNDPVASKFVDGSGFHLYGGKIDAMTQVHDAFKQKNLYFTEQMVIEEKHEGIAQPISHPVDRVVIGAMRNWSRNVLLWNLAADPTFGPHTTSGGCPVCQGAITLDADAVQRNIAYYAIAQVSKFVPPGSVRIASTEPIDGDLPNVAFHTPDGHTVLLVVNRMSEGKDVNVQWHGQAFHTNLGAGSVATFVW, via the coding sequence ATGCGTCCGATCATTCCTCGAGGATTTCTGCTGTGCCTGATATGCCTCCTGCCCGTAGCTGCCCACGCAGAACGCAGGCAATCTGTGACGGAATGGCTGACAACGGCGGACCGATCGTCTCTGGTGGCAAAGCAGCCGGACTCCCTCGTACTTCTTAAACATGGTCGTGACAAACCTGCGGACATCATGATCGACGATAACGATCGCAGTCAGACTATAGACGGGTTTGGCTTTGCCCTTACCGGCGGGAGCGCTCAACTCCTGATGAAGATGAGCCCAACACAGCGGCATGCTCTTCTGGTTGAACTCTTTGGGCATGATCCCAAATCCATCGACGTGAGCTACCTTCGTGTCAGTATCGGTGCCTCGGACATGAACGACCACGTTTTTACCTACGACGACATGCCCCCCGGCCAGCGTGATCCCGAGCTAAAGCAATTTAGCGTTAAGCAGGATGAGGCGGACGTCATCCCTGTTCTCCAGGAGATCCTTACGATCTCACCGAAGATCAAGATCCTTGCCTCGCCATGGACGGCGCCATCGTGGATGAAGACCGTTGAAGCAGCCAAGGGTGGTGCCCTTCGACCTGAGTTCTATCCGGTCTATGCTCAGTATTTTGTTCTTTATCTTGAGGCGATGCAGCGGCACGGCATTCGGATCGACGCGATCACCACACAGAATGAGCCGCTAAACCCCAAGAACACGCCCAGTATGGTCATGCAGCCAGAGGAGCAGGCGACCTTCATCAAAACCCTGGGTCCCGCGCTTGCGAAGAACAACCTCCAGACGAAGATCATCCTCTACGATCACAACTGTGATCGGCCGGACTATCCGCTCGCTATCCTCAACGATCCTGTCGCCAGCAAGTTTGTCGATGGCTCAGGTTTTCATCTCTACGGTGGCAAGATAGACGCCATGACCCAGGTGCATGACGCATTCAAGCAAAAGAACCTCTATTTCACTGAACAGATGGTCATCGAAGAGAAGCATGAGGGCATTGCGCAACCGATCTCGCATCCAGTCGACCGGGTTGTTATCGGAGCTATGCGCAACTGGAGCCGCAACGTCCTCCTCTGGAACCTCGCTGCCGATCCGACCTTTGGGCCGCACACAACTTCAGGAGGCTGCCCGGTTTGCCAAGGCGCAATCACGCTTGATGCAGATGCTGTGCAGCGCAACATCGCCTATTACGCCATCGCGCAGGTCTCAAAGTTTGTACCACCGGGATCAGTACGAATCGCGTCGACGGAGCCGATTGATGGCGACCTGCCTAATGTAGCCTTCCATACTCCGGATGGCCACACAGTGCTTCTGGTCGTAAACAGAATGTCTGAAGGGAAAGACGTCAACGTGCAATGGCACGGACAAGCTTTCCACACAAACCTTGGAGCGGGCAGCGTGGCTACCTTCGTCTGGTAG
- a CDS encoding TonB-dependent receptor, whose protein sequence is MGRRSLSFALGLVCLLATPAAYTQSTNSGDIRGTVTDSTGALMPDVTVTIVNKDTGVSKELTTNKDGLFDSSSIVVGTYQLTFAKDGFTKFERSSISVQVGVMTINASLKVGSVDSSIVVNTDATLLRTENAEQSTTFEAKAMAQLPNVGQDWENFTILLPGSSGTAKGSQGAANPGQEVSVNGNLPYSNILADGASTTLSHSANANPATFETVGELQVTTSAFSAQYGIGGVVFNQISKGGTSSFHGSAYDYLQNDALNAAQFGFQSTPKIPFLRYNNFGGSIGGPILKKKMFFYFNYDQTVNHGSASNSTNTVPTEAVKGGDFTGQPTIFDPTTQTIAHDAKGNPYPVRKSFASEYGNNAVPTALFDKVATKFQNFYPTPTSHIAGGKFVPGTVNSVGLLQNNFFSSNPQSTPYRKYFGRLDYDLNEHNRITTSVTQADTPVVYPNSVTACPVGCQSGDVDNYNAQVTDVWSISDRTINEVRLGYTWQGSFYGDLALGKGYAAQLGWQFAKADDLPAIQFGAPYPYAWVQPSTNAVYKEHVFDPSDVMTMIRGKHVLHFGGEFLLYQDNSTAWGNTNAGTMNFSGQYTQQWKVDSGTGIASPDSTTGLNYADFLLGQAQSWNANVSPEYGARLKSPQVFVQDDYKIRPNLTLNVGLRYQIRHGWSETHGNIAAFDPTVANAGTGTLGAYWFASTHANGRNNLQADSYNTFLPRVGFAWQPDATTTFRGGFGIYAYNLSLDTYGGGMGGSFSSTGSLADQSNGINSVVKLDSTGSNLPFTASSTNPARFNGQGATYNEYHTPTPQIYQWNFAMQHELGTNMVAEVAYVASHGLNLNFPTDLNQVPENLLSPNDSPTSRPYPGYQGIGGSTNNAISNYNSLQVSLSRRLAAGLSFNANYTWSHFLDDQDSSSWGSRAGDQNYQRANNPNANYSNSNFDVRNAFKNNVVYDLPFGVGRHFLNRNRLLDEAIGGWQISETGVLSTGNPFTVTVDNLSYSQAGSEFPNATGISTRPLGGRNIKEWYNPAAFSQPQNGTFGNVRRNSLYGPGLNLFNLSAGKKFTIYEQVKLQIRADATNAFNHPSFGVPQQSLSKGTPGVAFNENYFNGNQITSTTVGGRTMQLGARLEF, encoded by the coding sequence ATGGGACGCAGGTCTCTCAGTTTTGCACTAGGATTGGTCTGCCTTCTGGCAACGCCAGCGGCATACACCCAAAGTACTAACTCCGGCGACATCCGGGGTACCGTCACAGACAGTACCGGCGCTCTTATGCCCGATGTGACCGTCACCATCGTCAACAAGGACACCGGCGTCAGCAAGGAGCTGACGACGAACAAGGACGGCCTTTTCGACAGCTCATCAATTGTCGTAGGCACCTATCAACTTACCTTTGCGAAAGACGGCTTTACCAAGTTTGAGCGCTCGTCGATCAGCGTTCAGGTCGGCGTGATGACTATCAATGCCTCGTTGAAGGTTGGGTCTGTTGATTCGTCCATCGTAGTCAATACGGACGCCACGCTGCTCCGGACTGAGAATGCCGAGCAGTCGACTACCTTTGAAGCGAAGGCCATGGCGCAGTTGCCCAACGTCGGGCAGGATTGGGAGAACTTCACGATTCTGCTCCCCGGCTCCTCAGGCACCGCCAAGGGTTCGCAAGGCGCAGCTAACCCCGGCCAGGAGGTCTCCGTCAACGGCAACCTTCCGTACAGCAATATTCTTGCCGATGGTGCCTCAACAACGCTCTCACATAGCGCGAACGCAAATCCCGCAACCTTCGAAACCGTTGGCGAGCTGCAGGTGACCACATCCGCCTTCTCCGCCCAGTACGGCATAGGCGGCGTCGTGTTCAACCAGATCAGCAAGGGCGGTACGAGCAGCTTCCACGGCTCCGCTTACGACTACTTACAGAATGACGCTTTGAACGCGGCTCAATTTGGGTTCCAGAGCACGCCGAAGATTCCCTTTCTTCGCTATAACAACTTTGGCGGTTCGATCGGCGGTCCGATCCTGAAGAAGAAGATGTTCTTCTACTTCAACTACGACCAGACGGTTAATCATGGATCAGCCAGCAATTCAACGAACACGGTTCCCACTGAAGCGGTCAAGGGTGGTGACTTCACCGGTCAACCCACAATCTTCGACCCTACAACGCAGACGATTGCGCACGATGCGAAAGGAAATCCTTATCCGGTGAGGAAGTCGTTCGCTAGTGAGTATGGAAACAACGCTGTTCCTACCGCGCTGTTCGACAAGGTTGCAACCAAATTCCAAAACTTCTACCCGACGCCCACAAGCCACATTGCTGGCGGCAAGTTCGTTCCAGGAACGGTGAATTCAGTTGGTCTGCTGCAAAATAACTTCTTCTCGAGCAATCCCCAGTCAACTCCCTACCGCAAGTACTTCGGGCGGTTGGACTACGACCTGAACGAACATAACCGGATTACGACGTCGGTCACACAGGCCGATACCCCTGTCGTTTATCCGAACTCAGTTACCGCCTGCCCGGTTGGCTGCCAGTCTGGTGACGTCGATAACTACAACGCACAGGTTACCGACGTTTGGAGCATCAGCGACCGGACCATCAATGAAGTGCGGTTGGGATACACCTGGCAAGGCAGCTTCTATGGCGATCTTGCACTCGGCAAGGGTTACGCCGCACAGCTCGGTTGGCAGTTTGCCAAGGCTGATGACTTACCGGCGATTCAGTTCGGCGCTCCTTATCCCTACGCGTGGGTTCAGCCAAGCACAAACGCTGTCTACAAAGAGCATGTGTTCGATCCCTCGGATGTTATGACGATGATCCGCGGTAAGCACGTGCTCCACTTCGGCGGTGAGTTCCTGCTGTATCAGGACAACTCCACTGCTTGGGGAAACACCAACGCTGGCACCATGAACTTTTCAGGACAATACACGCAACAATGGAAGGTCGATTCCGGCACAGGTATCGCATCGCCTGATTCGACCACGGGCTTGAACTATGCTGACTTCCTTCTTGGTCAGGCACAGTCGTGGAATGCAAACGTCTCTCCTGAGTATGGAGCTCGCCTGAAGAGCCCACAGGTTTTTGTCCAGGATGACTATAAGATTCGTCCGAACCTAACCCTCAACGTCGGCCTTCGTTACCAGATACGGCATGGCTGGAGTGAAACTCACGGGAACATCGCGGCGTTCGACCCGACGGTCGCGAATGCAGGCACAGGCACACTCGGCGCTTACTGGTTTGCGAGCACCCATGCAAATGGTCGCAACAACTTGCAAGCGGACTCCTACAACACTTTCCTGCCGCGCGTAGGATTCGCCTGGCAGCCGGATGCAACCACAACCTTCCGTGGCGGCTTTGGTATCTATGCCTATAACCTGAGCCTTGACACCTACGGCGGTGGCATGGGCGGATCCTTCAGCTCGACCGGGAGCCTTGCTGACCAGTCGAACGGCATCAATTCCGTTGTTAAGCTGGATAGCACGGGTTCGAATCTGCCCTTTACCGCATCATCGACCAATCCAGCGCGCTTCAACGGTCAGGGCGCAACCTACAACGAATACCACACGCCAACACCGCAGATTTATCAATGGAACTTTGCGATGCAGCACGAGTTGGGAACGAACATGGTGGCCGAAGTGGCCTATGTTGCCAGCCACGGCCTGAATCTAAACTTCCCCACTGATCTGAATCAGGTGCCTGAGAATCTGCTATCGCCGAATGATAGCCCGACGAGTCGGCCTTATCCGGGATATCAAGGCATTGGAGGAAGCACGAACAATGCAATCTCCAACTACAACTCACTCCAAGTCTCGCTCTCGCGGCGGCTTGCAGCAGGTCTTAGCTTCAACGCTAACTACACATGGTCTCACTTTCTCGACGACCAGGACTCCTCAAGCTGGGGTAGCCGGGCGGGTGATCAAAACTATCAGCGCGCCAATAATCCCAACGCCAACTACAGCAACTCCAACTTCGATGTGCGCAATGCCTTCAAGAACAACGTTGTCTATGACCTTCCGTTCGGCGTTGGTCGGCACTTCCTAAACAGGAACCGCCTCTTGGACGAGGCAATCGGAGGCTGGCAGATCTCGGAGACGGGCGTTCTGTCCACAGGAAATCCGTTCACCGTCACCGTAGATAACCTTAGCTACTCACAGGCAGGAAGCGAGTTCCCGAATGCGACCGGGATTAGCACACGCCCCTTGGGTGGTCGCAATATCAAGGAGTGGTATAACCCAGCAGCGTTCTCGCAGCCGCAGAACGGCACCTTTGGCAACGTTCGCAGAAACAGCTTGTACGGGCCTGGGCTCAACCTCTTCAATCTTTCGGCAGGGAAAAAGTTCACGATCTACGAGCAGGTCAAACTGCAGATCAGAGCAGATGCTACTAACGCCTTCAACCATCCCAGCTTTGGTGTGCCGCAGCAAAGTCTTTCAAAGGGTACGCCCGGCGTAGCGTTCAACGAGAACTACTTCAACGGTAATCAAATCACCTCGACAACTGTAGGCGGTC